The Equus caballus isolate H_3958 breed thoroughbred chromosome 12, TB-T2T, whole genome shotgun sequence genome contains a region encoding:
- the LOC138916636 gene encoding olfactory receptor 5D18-like → MLLFFYLFQILVLTSVDKLSYFVHRNKENQSGRVTFVLLGFSEYPELQLPLFLVFLTIYAITVVGNLGMIVIIKINPKLHTPMYFFLSHLSFVDFCYSTVVTPKLLENLVVKDRTISFTGCIMQLFFAGIFVVTEMFMLAAMAYDRFVAVCNPLVYTVVMSQKLCSLLVGASYSWGIACSLIFTCFLLTLSFCGNNFINNFGCEHGAIVAVSCSDTYINQKIMFVSATFNEICSLMIILTSYVFIFITVMKMPSTRGRHKAFSTCASHLTTITIFHGSILFLYCVPNSKSSWLMVKVASVFYTVVIPMLNPLIYSLRNKDVKDTLKKLINIRLFCDKI, encoded by the coding sequence ATGCTtctattcttttacttatttCAAATTTTGGTTCTTACTTCTGTGGATAAACTTTCATATTTTGTCCACAGGAACAAAGAAAACCAGAGTGGCAGAGTCACCTTTGTTCTTTTGGGCTTCTCAGAATATCCAGAACTCCAGTTGCCCCTGTTCTTGGTATTCCTGACCATCTACGCAATCACAGTGGTGGGGAACCTGGGCATGATTGTGATTATCAAGATCAATCCCAaactccacacccccatgtacttttttctcagccaCTTAtcctttgttgatttttgttaCTCTACAGTAGTTACACCTAAACTCTTAGAAAACTTGGTTGTGAAAGACAGAACCATCTCCTTCACAGGATGCATCATGCAGTTGTTCTTTGCAGGCATATTTGTCGTGACAGAAATGTTCATGTTGGCAGCGATGGCATATGACCGATTTGTAGCAGTTTGTAATCCTCTTGTCTACACAGTTGTAATGTCTCAGAAGCTTTGTTCCTTGTTGGTGGGCGCATCATACTCTTGGGGTATAGCCTGTTCTTTAATATTCACATGTTTTTTGTTGACCTTATCCTTTTGTGGGAATAACTTCATAAATAATTTTGGCTGTGAGCATGGTGCCATTGTTGCTGTTTCCTGCTCAGATACATACATTAACCAGAAGATCATGTTTGTCTCTGCCACGTTCAATGAAATATGCAGTCTGATGATCATTCTTACttcgtatgttttcatttttattactgtcaTGAAGATGCCTTCAACTAGGGGACGCCACAAAGCCTTCTCCACATGTGCCTCCCACCTAACCACCATTACCATTTTCCATGGGAGCATCCTTTTTCTCTACTGTGTTCCTAACTCCAAAAGTTCATGGCTCATGGTCAAGGTAGCATCCGTCTTTTACACAGTGGTCATCCCCATGCTGAACCCACTGATCTACAGCCTCAgaaacaaagatgtgaaagataCACTCAAGAAGTTAATCAATATTAGATTGTTCTgtgataaaatataa